A section of the Gemmatimonadales bacterium genome encodes:
- a CDS encoding 5-(carboxyamino)imidazole ribonucleotide synthase, which produces MILPGATVGVLGGGQLGRMFVLQARTMGYRVVVLDPDPQSPAGQVADRQIMAAYTDEAALAELAASCAAVTTEFENVPAATLRELGRTCVVRPSERTVAIAQDRIEEKGFLEREGFATARYQPVRNAAELPAALELVGTPALLKASRFGYDGKGQALVEKPEDAARAFAQLGGVACVLEERVVLETELSVVLARGGDGVAVAFPVGENRHRDGILETTVVPARVSARLAREARELACAVAQRMDYSGVLGVEMFVANGGRLLVNEMAPRPHNSGHYTIDACSIDQFELQLRTLCGLPLEEPRLLSPVAMINLLGDLWMGGTPRWEEAFRRPGVRLHLYGKAAPRPGRKMGHLNCLAEDPNRALALALQARDALLP; this is translated from the coding sequence GTGATCCTGCCCGGCGCAACTGTCGGAGTGCTCGGCGGCGGCCAGCTCGGCCGGATGTTCGTGCTTCAGGCCCGCACCATGGGATACCGGGTGGTGGTGCTCGATCCGGATCCCCAGAGCCCCGCCGGCCAGGTGGCGGACCGGCAGATCATGGCCGCGTACACGGACGAAGCGGCGCTCGCCGAGTTGGCGGCGAGCTGCGCCGCGGTGACGACCGAGTTCGAGAACGTGCCGGCCGCGACGCTTCGAGAGCTGGGGCGGACCTGCGTGGTCCGTCCATCCGAGCGGACAGTCGCCATCGCGCAGGATCGGATCGAGGAGAAAGGCTTTCTCGAGCGCGAAGGCTTCGCCACCGCGCGCTACCAGCCCGTGCGAAACGCGGCCGAGCTCCCCGCTGCGCTGGAGCTGGTGGGAACCCCGGCGCTGCTCAAAGCCAGCCGGTTCGGCTATGACGGCAAGGGACAAGCCCTGGTCGAGAAGCCGGAGGATGCGGCGCGGGCGTTCGCCCAACTGGGTGGTGTCGCCTGCGTGCTGGAGGAGCGGGTGGTGCTCGAGACCGAGCTATCGGTGGTGCTGGCGCGGGGAGGCGATGGCGTTGCGGTCGCGTTTCCGGTGGGAGAGAATCGGCACCGGGATGGTATCCTGGAGACCACGGTGGTCCCGGCGCGCGTCTCCGCGCGGCTGGCGCGGGAGGCGCGGGAGCTCGCCTGCGCGGTGGCGCAGCGGATGGACTACAGCGGGGTGCTCGGCGTCGAGATGTTCGTGGCCAACGGCGGGCGCCTGCTGGTGAACGAGATGGCGCCTCGGCCCCACAACAGCGGACACTACACCATCGATGCATGCTCGATCGATCAGTTCGAGCTCCAGCTCCGGACACTCTGCGGGCTTCCATTGGAGGAGCCGCGGCTGCTGAGTCCGGTGGCGATGATCAACCTGCTAGGCGATCTCTGGATGGGCGGCACTCCCCGCTGGGAGGAGGCGTTCCGCCGGCCAGGCGTGCGGCTCCATCTCTACGGCAAGGCCGCGCCGCGACCCGGGCGAAAGATGGGGCATCTCAACTGTCTGGCGGAGGACCCCAACCGCGCGCTCGCGCTGGCCCTCCAGGCGCGTGATGCGCTGCTTCCTTGA
- a CDS encoding STAS domain-containing protein produces the protein MNISTTADGAATVVNLAGRLDGEAALQVADTLERLLREGRRSVVLDMSDVSYLSSPGTQALQQAHQDYASARGELRVMSPSPVAAAALTRADLLPKLLVQSAPADVSSPSSQLSEHTRDDWRSPTAVAPRGVFEVSSREPWAQLSCEVHGRADAGVRGWIESTDYGTFEFPENSFGLGIGALGEGKTEAGPRLGEIVAAGGAVAHLPTLGTQVPDFDVGLGGRAPKTLLVSGLICRGGFSVLQRFSSPSETEPVPLSEIAGATLDDTGQETAGLVMVAEAAGLVGAWLRHSPGTILSRVRLDVQGVRDWLGTTPQPTHQGTTVLVAGVVSRRPDQILAPRLRPVAAGSDVFGHFHAVVFTYRPVPQRTVVLRALVTRLYAQQRVRGVLHLLGDDRGAAGSGQSTFRRGLCWVGPITRVTTA, from the coding sequence GTGAACATCTCGACCACCGCCGATGGCGCCGCCACTGTCGTCAACCTCGCCGGCCGTCTGGACGGCGAGGCCGCGCTTCAGGTGGCCGACACGCTCGAGCGCCTGCTCCGCGAAGGGCGCCGGTCGGTGGTGCTGGACATGAGCGACGTGAGCTACCTGAGCTCGCCCGGGACTCAGGCGTTGCAGCAGGCCCACCAGGACTATGCGTCCGCCCGGGGCGAGCTCCGGGTGATGTCGCCCTCACCGGTGGCAGCCGCGGCGCTCACGCGGGCCGATCTTCTTCCGAAACTGCTGGTCCAGTCCGCACCCGCTGATGTCTCCTCGCCCTCCAGCCAGCTCAGCGAGCACACCCGCGACGACTGGCGCTCGCCAACCGCGGTGGCGCCCCGGGGCGTGTTCGAAGTCTCATCGCGGGAGCCCTGGGCGCAACTCTCCTGCGAGGTGCACGGGCGCGCCGACGCAGGCGTCCGCGGGTGGATCGAGTCTACCGACTACGGCACCTTCGAGTTCCCGGAGAATTCCTTTGGCCTCGGCATCGGCGCGCTGGGGGAAGGGAAGACCGAGGCCGGCCCGCGGCTGGGCGAGATCGTGGCCGCGGGCGGCGCGGTCGCGCATCTGCCCACGCTGGGGACGCAGGTGCCGGACTTCGACGTGGGACTCGGCGGGCGCGCGCCCAAGACCCTGCTGGTGTCGGGGCTCATCTGCCGGGGCGGATTCTCCGTGCTGCAGCGCTTCTCCAGCCCCTCCGAGACCGAGCCCGTCCCGCTCTCGGAGATCGCCGGCGCCACGCTCGACGACACCGGTCAGGAGACCGCCGGACTCGTGATGGTGGCCGAGGCGGCGGGACTGGTGGGTGCCTGGCTTCGCCACAGCCCAGGCACGATTCTCTCCCGCGTGCGGCTCGACGTACAGGGCGTGCGCGACTGGCTCGGCACCACGCCGCAGCCGACCCACCAGGGCACCACTGTTCTCGTGGCGGGTGTGGTCTCCCGGCGGCCGGACCAGATCCTGGCGCCCCGGCTCCGGCCGGTCGCGGCCGGAAGCGACGTGTTCGGCCACTTCCACGCCGTGGTCTTCACCTACCGGCCGGTGCCGCAGCGGACCGTGGTCCTTCGTGCCCTGGTCACCCGGCTCTACGCCCAGCAGCGCGTGCGCGGCGTGCTGCACCTCCTGGGCGATGACCGTGGCGCCGCCGGCTCGGGCCAGAGCACCTTCCGTCGCGGTCTCTGCTGGGTCGGCCCGATCACCCGGGTGACCACCGCGTGA
- a CDS encoding GGDEF domain-containing protein, whose protein sequence is MSVIGLLLAAAAGGAVGWLSARRRGAVQTAAGVGPHLLPDPALEWLRRSYGALGVWVAELDPQEKEPHAERIVDSERLSVAQIVAVDRRLERARDQEQSGAERLDSGTLVFHAATGTAVALLLPTAFDARRLDLVEADLKRLLDGTRRRPQIVALAQAQTQEASLESTGSVGLRLAYQLERALDAQVIVAATDPLGAPMAGTLGSLPPLPQVRVVGVSGRGDRRLLDMVVPEISDLARVARGEVPQLTMEGDPLGGVVADRRQRHGIVMLLPILVGDVAFGAVAIWPPGGREPTGAALAELMEAVANAGPRLARAVEGDKRTAEAASDRLTGLANRRRFDELIAQAEPRGPREGALVYADLDRFKLLNDTLGHPAGDAALIHFARIIQGQIRSGDVPARIGGEEFAVWLPKSDLETGARIAERIRIKLGTTPWDWRGRSWPLSASFGVAACPETGRSVPSLPGQADAALYVAKNSGRNRVEKAGK, encoded by the coding sequence GTGAGCGTAATCGGGCTGCTCCTGGCCGCCGCCGCCGGAGGCGCCGTGGGGTGGCTGTCCGCCCGCCGCCGGGGAGCGGTCCAGACGGCCGCCGGCGTGGGGCCGCACCTCCTGCCCGATCCCGCCCTCGAGTGGCTCCGCCGGTCCTACGGCGCGCTGGGCGTCTGGGTGGCCGAGCTGGACCCGCAGGAGAAGGAGCCGCACGCGGAGCGGATCGTGGACTCCGAACGGCTCTCGGTGGCGCAGATCGTCGCGGTGGACCGCCGTCTGGAGCGCGCGCGCGACCAGGAACAGAGTGGCGCCGAGCGCCTGGACAGCGGCACCCTGGTGTTCCACGCGGCCACCGGCACGGCGGTGGCACTGCTGCTGCCCACGGCCTTCGATGCACGCCGGCTGGACCTGGTCGAGGCCGACCTGAAACGCCTGCTCGACGGTACCCGCCGCCGTCCGCAGATCGTGGCCCTGGCCCAGGCGCAGACACAGGAGGCCTCGCTCGAGTCCACCGGAAGCGTGGGGCTCCGCCTGGCCTATCAGTTGGAGCGGGCGCTCGACGCGCAGGTCATCGTGGCCGCCACCGATCCCCTGGGCGCACCCATGGCCGGCACCCTGGGCTCGCTCCCGCCGCTCCCCCAGGTCCGGGTGGTGGGCGTCTCCGGCCGCGGTGACCGGCGGCTGCTCGACATGGTGGTGCCCGAGATCTCCGACCTCGCGCGGGTGGCCCGCGGCGAGGTCCCCCAGCTCACCATGGAGGGCGACCCCCTGGGCGGCGTCGTGGCCGACCGCCGGCAGCGCCACGGAATCGTCATGTTGCTGCCGATCCTGGTAGGCGACGTGGCGTTCGGCGCCGTGGCCATCTGGCCGCCCGGCGGGCGCGAACCTACCGGAGCGGCGCTCGCCGAGCTGATGGAGGCCGTGGCGAACGCGGGTCCACGGCTGGCCCGGGCAGTCGAGGGGGACAAGCGAACAGCGGAAGCGGCGTCCGACCGGCTCACCGGTCTGGCTAACCGGCGCAGGTTCGACGAGCTGATCGCCCAGGCCGAGCCGCGGGGTCCACGCGAGGGTGCGCTGGTGTACGCCGACCTGGATCGCTTCAAGCTGCTGAACGACACCCTGGGCCACCCCGCGGGCGACGCCGCGCTGATCCACTTCGCGAGAATCATCCAGGGGCAGATCCGTTCCGGTGACGTCCCCGCCCGCATCGGCGGGGAGGAGTTCGCCGTCTGGCTTCCCAAGTCGGACCTGGAAACCGGGGCCCGGATCGCCGAGCGGATTCGGATCAAGCTGGGCACGACCCCCTGGGATTGGCGCGGGCGTTCCTGGCCGCTCAGCGCCTCGTTCGGGGTGGCTGCCTGTCCCGAGACGGGGCGGAGCGTTCCAAGCTTGCCGGGGCAGGCCGACGCAGCCCTGTACGTGGCCAAGAACAGCGGCAGGAACCGAGTGGAAAAAGCCGGGAAATAG
- a CDS encoding ATP-binding cassette domain-containing protein: protein MTAPALVVQHLHHTFFPGTPTEQRALQGVDLTMEQRDFVVVIGGNGSGKSTLLNAIAGALQTDRGRVELAGQDATRWPEWRRAALVGRVFQNPVTGSIPQLTVAENLAVAAKRGRRRGVLRGALARSRRRDLAARVRELGVGLEDRLDMPVGTLSGGQRQALTLLMATLVRPEILLLDEHTSALDPRSSEQVVQLTDQIIRKEGLTTLMVTHSLQQAVALGDRLVLMHQGRIVQSIGGARKRQLRVEELLDSFERLRSAELVDESTADMLRRLYL, encoded by the coding sequence ATGACGGCGCCCGCACTGGTGGTGCAGCATCTGCATCACACCTTTTTTCCCGGCACTCCCACCGAGCAGCGGGCGCTCCAGGGCGTGGACCTCACCATGGAGCAGCGGGACTTCGTCGTCGTGATCGGCGGCAACGGCTCGGGAAAGTCGACCCTGCTCAACGCCATTGCCGGAGCGCTGCAGACCGACCGGGGAAGGGTGGAGCTCGCCGGCCAGGACGCGACCCGATGGCCGGAGTGGCGTCGTGCCGCGCTGGTGGGCCGGGTGTTCCAGAATCCGGTGACCGGCAGCATCCCCCAGCTCACAGTGGCCGAGAACCTGGCGGTGGCTGCCAAGCGCGGCCGGCGCCGCGGCGTGTTGCGGGGCGCGCTGGCCCGAAGCCGCCGGCGCGACCTGGCGGCGCGGGTGCGTGAGCTCGGCGTCGGCCTGGAGGATCGCCTCGACATGCCCGTCGGCACACTCTCCGGCGGGCAGCGCCAGGCCCTCACCCTGCTGATGGCGACGCTGGTTCGGCCCGAGATCCTCCTGCTGGACGAGCACACTTCCGCACTTGACCCGCGAAGCTCCGAGCAGGTGGTGCAGCTGACCGATCAGATCATCCGGAAGGAAGGGCTCACCACGTTGATGGTGACCCACTCGCTGCAGCAGGCCGTGGCGCTCGGTGACCGGCTCGTGCTCATGCACCAGGGCCGTATCGTCCAGAGCATCGGAGGCGCCCGGAAGCGCCAGCTCAGGGTCGAGGAGCTGCTGGACAGCTTCGAGCGGCTTCGGAGCGCCGAACTGGTGGACGAGTCGACGGCCGACATGCTGCGGCGGCTGTACCTCTGA
- a CDS encoding CorA family divalent cation transporter, with amino-acid sequence MTMRTVVRRAEPAFVWEDVVDPTAEELNQLARQYGLQPTSVNDCLDPEHLPKFEQLEGYAFAIIRVFDERSSRSCTTVQELTRKIAIFYGTGFLLTVHRREQAWLTALVDRIGHEHQHKPPGQGNEGLQAYLLTQLLNAALDTYLHPLELVEARIDAFEEDVFSGGDRAKQSFAAGLREIHVLKRQVTLIKRLLWRTVDVVQRMTPLSGKHVSLFRDVQENLESFHFYVDEMLDDANTLLSIQLSLASHRTGEVMRVLTVFSVFFLPLTFVVGVYGMNFDFMPELHSRWGYPVVLAAMGLVTVAIYLWFRRNGWLRE; translated from the coding sequence ATGACCATGCGGACGGTGGTGCGCCGGGCCGAGCCCGCGTTCGTCTGGGAGGACGTGGTCGACCCGACCGCCGAAGAGTTGAACCAGCTGGCCCGGCAGTACGGACTGCAGCCCACCTCGGTGAACGACTGCCTCGATCCCGAGCACCTGCCGAAGTTCGAGCAGTTGGAGGGTTACGCGTTCGCCATCATCCGGGTGTTCGATGAGCGCTCCAGCCGGAGCTGCACCACGGTGCAGGAGCTCACTCGGAAGATCGCCATCTTCTATGGGACGGGATTCCTGCTCACCGTGCACCGGCGGGAGCAGGCCTGGCTCACGGCGCTGGTGGACCGGATCGGGCACGAGCACCAGCACAAACCGCCGGGGCAGGGAAACGAAGGCTTGCAGGCGTATCTACTCACCCAGCTCTTGAATGCCGCGCTGGACACCTATCTGCATCCCTTGGAGCTGGTCGAAGCGCGCATCGACGCGTTCGAGGAGGACGTCTTCTCCGGCGGCGACAGGGCCAAGCAGAGCTTCGCGGCCGGCCTCCGCGAGATCCACGTGCTGAAGCGCCAGGTGACCCTGATCAAGCGGCTGCTCTGGCGGACGGTCGACGTGGTGCAGCGGATGACCCCGCTCTCGGGCAAGCACGTCTCGCTCTTCCGGGACGTCCAGGAGAATCTGGAGAGCTTCCATTTCTACGTCGACGAGATGCTGGACGACGCCAACACCCTGCTCAGTATCCAGCTCTCGCTGGCCTCGCATCGGACGGGTGAGGTGATGCGGGTGTTGACCGTGTTCTCGGTCTTCTTTCTGCCGCTCACGTTCGTCGTCGGCGTCTACGGCATGAACTTCGACTTCATGCCGGAGCTGCACTCCCGCTGGGGCTACCCGGTCGTGCTGGCCGCGATGGGCCTGGTGACAGTCGCGATCTATCTCTGGTTCCGCCGCAACGGGTGGCTCCGGGAGTGA
- a CDS encoding DUF2911 domain-containing protein, with the protein MPLVTLLTIASLAGATPAPMRPFAPVAVDTACQVLHPKTTPAEGRKSPLDSLTFQVAQQPVKLCYGRPSSRGRVMIGGENVPFGKLWRTGANEPTIFFTPVPITVAGIKVPPGKYSLYTVPGAKEWQVIVNRSTSQWGEESNYTPAVKAQEVGRGTVPVEQVKTPIETFTIRAAPGAGGAGLVLEWERTRIRIPIAQA; encoded by the coding sequence ATGCCATTGGTCACCCTTCTCACCATCGCTTCGTTAGCCGGCGCTACACCGGCTCCGATGCGGCCGTTCGCACCGGTCGCGGTGGACACCGCCTGCCAGGTGCTCCATCCGAAGACCACCCCGGCAGAGGGCCGGAAGAGCCCGCTCGACTCGCTCACCTTCCAGGTTGCCCAGCAGCCCGTGAAACTGTGCTATGGACGACCCTCCTCCCGTGGGCGGGTGATGATCGGAGGAGAGAACGTGCCGTTCGGAAAGCTCTGGCGCACCGGGGCGAACGAGCCGACCATCTTCTTCACGCCCGTGCCGATCACGGTGGCCGGCATCAAAGTGCCGCCGGGGAAGTATTCGCTCTACACCGTCCCGGGCGCTAAGGAGTGGCAGGTGATCGTGAACCGGTCGACGTCGCAGTGGGGTGAGGAGAGCAACTACACGCCCGCGGTCAAGGCGCAGGAGGTCGGGCGCGGCACCGTCCCTGTCGAGCAAGTCAAGACGCCTATCGAGACCTTCACCATCCGGGCGGCGCCCGGCGCCGGGGGCGCCGGTCTGGTGCTGGAATGGGAGAGGACCCGGATCCGGATTCCGATCGCGCAGGCATGA
- the larB gene encoding nickel pincer cofactor biosynthesis protein LarB, with the protein MRAEQLEALLADVAAGRLAPPAALDRLRHLPFEELPFARVDHHRALRQGQPEVVFCEGKRVDQVVAICERLEAASGSFLGTRASEELAAALQARFPRMVWNEIARTVHLAGPPVPAVPPSTGTILVVSAGTSDMPVAEEAAVVADAFGNRVERLMDVGVAGLHRLLAAGDQLKQARVVIVVAGMEGALPSVVGGLVAVPVIAVPTSIGYGASFSGLAALLGMLNSCAAGVTVVNIDNGFGAAAAASRICHG; encoded by the coding sequence GTGAGAGCCGAGCAGCTCGAGGCCCTGCTCGCCGACGTCGCCGCCGGCCGCCTCGCCCCTCCCGCGGCGCTGGACCGCCTGCGCCACCTTCCCTTCGAAGAGCTTCCCTTCGCTCGCGTCGATCACCATCGTGCCCTGCGTCAGGGCCAGCCTGAAGTCGTCTTCTGCGAGGGCAAGCGGGTCGACCAGGTGGTGGCCATCTGCGAGCGGCTCGAAGCCGCCAGCGGCTCTTTCCTCGGCACCCGCGCATCGGAGGAGCTGGCTGCCGCACTGCAGGCGCGCTTTCCCCGGATGGTGTGGAACGAGATCGCGCGGACGGTGCACCTGGCCGGGCCGCCCGTGCCGGCCGTGCCGCCGTCGACCGGAACCATCCTGGTGGTCTCAGCGGGTACCAGCGACATGCCGGTCGCGGAGGAGGCCGCGGTGGTGGCCGACGCATTCGGCAATCGGGTCGAGCGCCTCATGGATGTCGGCGTCGCCGGCCTGCATCGCCTGCTTGCCGCGGGCGACCAGTTGAAACAGGCCCGCGTCGTCATCGTCGTCGCTGGTATGGAGGGCGCGCTGCCCAGCGTCGTCGGTGGGCTGGTGGCGGTGCCGGTGATCGCGGTGCCCACCAGCATCGGGTACGGCGCCTCGTTCAGCGGGCTCGCCGCACTGCTCGGGATGCTCAACTCCTGCGCCGCTGGAGTGACCGTGGTCAATATCGACAACGGTTTCGGCGCCGCGGCGGCGGCCAGCCGGATCTGCCACGGATGA
- a CDS encoding cysteine desulfurase-like protein, which yields MNATRTAPAAATTVASTERIRAQFPALQRRHGGHPVAYFDGPGGTQVPSAVADAMADYLLHHNANTHWHYPTSQETDAMITSARAALADLLGADPTEVAFGANMTTLTFHLARALGRGWGPTDEVVVTELDHHANVAPWRALERERGVTIRSVPMVPGTGQLDWTAFERALGPRTRLVAVGAASNALGTITDVARAAELARAAGAMSFVDAVHYAPHQLVDVRVLQCDFLACSAYKFYGPHLGILYGRKHRLERLQVPKLDPAPETAPERMETGTQNHEGIAGAAAAVEFLGSLAEGGTRRERLVGSFGELHARGQALLQRLWHGLAAVPGVMLYGPPPGQPRTPTVAFTVAGRSSEEVAVALAGDGVFVSTGDFYATTVVARLGLTAQGLVRAGCACYTTEEEVDRLVAGVERLVR from the coding sequence ATGAACGCCACCCGGACCGCACCTGCTGCCGCCACCACGGTTGCCTCCACCGAGCGCATTCGAGCGCAGTTCCCCGCTCTCCAACGGCGCCACGGTGGCCACCCGGTGGCCTACTTCGATGGGCCCGGCGGCACCCAGGTCCCGAGCGCCGTGGCCGATGCCATGGCCGACTACCTGCTCCATCACAACGCCAATACCCACTGGCACTATCCCACCTCCCAAGAGACCGACGCCATGATCACGTCGGCCCGCGCGGCACTGGCCGATCTGCTCGGAGCTGACCCCACGGAAGTGGCATTCGGCGCCAACATGACGACGCTCACCTTTCACCTGGCGCGGGCGCTCGGCCGCGGGTGGGGGCCCACCGACGAGGTGGTCGTGACCGAGCTCGATCATCACGCGAACGTGGCGCCGTGGCGGGCGCTCGAGCGCGAGCGGGGCGTCACCATCCGCAGCGTGCCGATGGTGCCCGGCACGGGGCAGCTCGATTGGACGGCCTTCGAGCGGGCGCTCGGCCCGCGCACCAGGCTGGTGGCCGTGGGAGCGGCATCGAACGCGCTCGGCACCATCACTGACGTGGCTCGAGCGGCGGAGCTGGCACGGGCCGCCGGGGCGATGAGCTTTGTCGATGCGGTGCACTACGCCCCCCATCAGCTGGTCGACGTCCGGGTTCTCCAGTGCGACTTCCTGGCGTGCTCGGCCTACAAGTTCTACGGGCCCCACCTCGGCATTCTGTATGGGCGAAAGCATCGGCTCGAGCGGCTGCAGGTGCCCAAGCTCGATCCGGCCCCGGAGACGGCTCCTGAACGGATGGAGACTGGCACGCAGAATCACGAAGGGATCGCGGGGGCCGCGGCGGCCGTGGAGTTCCTCGGCTCGCTTGCAGAGGGTGGAACCAGGCGGGAGCGTTTGGTGGGGAGCTTCGGCGAGCTGCACGCCCGGGGACAGGCGCTGTTGCAGCGGCTCTGGCACGGGCTCGCGGCCGTGCCGGGAGTGATGTTGTACGGGCCTCCGCCGGGTCAGCCACGCACGCCCACCGTGGCGTTCACCGTTGCTGGTCGAAGCTCGGAGGAAGTGGCCGTCGCGTTGGCCGGAGACGGTGTGTTCGTCTCCACCGGTGACTTCTATGCGACGACGGTGGTGGCGCGACTGGGGCTGACCGCACAAGGTCTGGTACGCGCCGGCTGCGCCTGCTACACCACGGAGGAAGAGGTCGACCGGCTCGTCGCGGGCGTCGAGAGGCTGGTCAGATAG
- a CDS encoding SMP-30/gluconolactonase/LRE family protein encodes MLDSRRAAQEAARAYQTHDYRAFLTHAREAERLRPAHGGAIYNLACAYALTGDTAAALAMLDRFAGLGYAADVAADSDLAALRSTQGFQHVRQRLARNEAPLERSTVAFSLPERDLLTEGIAYDPQEKAFYLGSVHHRKIVRVDRRGRIGDFVPEGRDSLWAPLGMKVDPVRRALWVATAVMPQMAGFVPSDSGRSGIFRYDLASGRLTGRFLLPADDAFHVLGDLTIDRAGNVYAADSRSPAIYRVRASGDTIQRFVSSPLLLAAQGLVLTPDERTMYVADYSRGILRIDMASGAMSLLPTRDSVLALGIDGLYLIGGRLVGIQNGVIPHRVVRLTLSPAGDSVTAGEVLERAHPRYAEPTLGVVVGHDLYYVANSQWERFGEDGHVADPAVLLPPTVLRLRL; translated from the coding sequence GTGCTCGATTCCCGCCGCGCCGCCCAGGAAGCGGCGCGGGCCTACCAGACGCACGACTACCGGGCGTTCCTCACCCACGCCAGGGAGGCGGAGCGGCTCCGCCCTGCGCACGGTGGTGCGATATACAACCTCGCCTGTGCCTACGCGCTCACCGGGGACACGGCGGCCGCATTGGCCATGCTCGACCGCTTCGCCGGACTCGGCTACGCGGCCGACGTGGCGGCCGACTCCGATCTCGCCGCGCTCCGGAGCACACAGGGCTTCCAGCATGTGCGGCAGCGGCTGGCCCGGAACGAAGCGCCGCTGGAGCGGAGCACGGTGGCATTCTCCCTTCCGGAGCGAGATCTGCTCACCGAGGGAATCGCCTACGATCCGCAGGAGAAGGCGTTCTATCTGGGCAGCGTGCATCACCGGAAGATCGTTCGGGTCGACCGCCGCGGGCGGATCGGCGACTTCGTTCCCGAGGGTCGCGACAGCCTCTGGGCGCCGCTCGGCATGAAGGTCGATCCGGTTCGCCGGGCGCTCTGGGTGGCGACGGCAGTGATGCCACAGATGGCCGGGTTCGTTCCCTCCGACAGTGGCCGCTCCGGGATCTTCCGGTACGATCTCGCTTCGGGACGACTGACCGGCCGCTTTCTGCTGCCGGCGGATGACGCGTTCCACGTACTCGGCGACCTGACGATCGACCGCGCTGGGAACGTGTACGCCGCGGACAGCCGATCCCCGGCCATCTATCGGGTGCGCGCGAGCGGCGACACCATCCAGCGCTTTGTCTCTTCCCCGCTCCTCCTGGCGGCCCAAGGCCTGGTGTTGACGCCGGACGAGCGCACAATGTATGTGGCCGACTACTCCCGTGGTATCCTCCGGATCGACATGGCCTCAGGCGCGATGTCCCTGCTCCCTACCCGGGACAGTGTGCTGGCGCTGGGCATCGATGGGCTCTACCTGATCGGCGGCCGTCTCGTCGGAATCCAGAACGGCGTGATACCGCACCGCGTGGTGCGTCTCACCCTCTCGCCGGCGGGCGACAGCGTCACGGCCGGCGAAGTGCTCGAGCGGGCCCACCCGCGGTACGCCGAGCCCACGCTGGGCGTCGTGGTGGGTCACGACTTGTATTATGTCGCCAACAGCCAGTGGGAGCGGTTCGGCGAGGACGGACACGTGGCGGATCCCGCCGTGCTGCTTCCTCCGACCGTCCTGCGGCTCCGGCTTTGA
- the dusB gene encoding tRNA dihydrouridine synthase DusB — MQLPYSSTVDCPLLLAPMAGVSEAPFRQICRAMGADVVLSEFLSSEAIRRRIRNTLEGAEFEEVERPIGIQIYGANPEGMAEAAGLITEHYRPEFIDINFGCPVKKVVQRNGGSGCLRDMDLVERIIRAVIGATHLPVTVKTRSGWSEEERDPVGIALRMQDAGARAFTLHARTRTQMFSGQANWDEIARVVEALEIPVIGNGDLQTADDILRMREHTGCAGIMVGRGAFGNPWLFRDGRARLAGQPAPPPPQAAERFRVALEHARLAIRLQGDTRKTVVEFRKHLGWYTKGLHGSGELRQRLFRIESIAEAEAIFLEYLEPVAAVA; from the coding sequence ATGCAGTTGCCCTACTCCTCCACGGTCGATTGCCCGCTGCTCCTGGCCCCGATGGCCGGAGTGTCCGAGGCACCCTTTCGCCAGATCTGCCGGGCGATGGGCGCCGACGTCGTGCTCTCCGAGTTCCTCTCCTCCGAGGCGATCCGCCGGCGGATCCGCAACACCCTCGAGGGCGCCGAGTTCGAGGAGGTCGAGCGGCCGATCGGGATCCAGATCTACGGCGCCAATCCCGAGGGCATGGCGGAGGCCGCCGGCCTGATCACCGAGCACTATCGCCCCGAGTTCATCGACATCAACTTCGGCTGCCCGGTCAAGAAGGTGGTCCAGCGGAACGGCGGCTCCGGCTGCCTCCGCGACATGGATCTGGTCGAGCGGATCATCCGCGCGGTCATCGGCGCCACCCACCTGCCGGTCACGGTCAAGACCCGGAGCGGCTGGAGCGAGGAGGAGCGCGACCCGGTGGGGATCGCCCTCCGGATGCAGGACGCGGGCGCCCGCGCGTTCACCCTGCACGCCCGGACCCGGACCCAGATGTTCTCCGGCCAGGCCAATTGGGACGAGATCGCCCGGGTGGTCGAGGCGCTGGAGATCCCGGTGATCGGCAACGGGGACCTGCAGACGGCGGACGACATCCTCCGGATGCGCGAGCACACCGGCTGCGCGGGTATCATGGTCGGTCGCGGCGCGTTCGGGAATCCGTGGCTGTTCCGCGATGGACGGGCGCGCCTGGCGGGCCAGCCCGCGCCGCCGCCTCCGCAGGCCGCCGAGCGCTTCCGGGTGGCCCTGGAGCACGCCCGGCTCGCCATCCGGCTGCAAGGCGACACCCGGAAGACGGTCGTCGAGTTCCGCAAGCACCTCGGCTGGTACACCAAGGGTCTCCACGGATCCGGCGAGCTGCGCCAGCGTCTCTTCCGGATCGAGTCGATCGCGGAGGCGGAAGCGATCTTCCTGGAATATCTCGAGCCGGTTGCCGCGGTGGCGTGA